The Falco cherrug isolate bFalChe1 chromosome 6, bFalChe1.pri, whole genome shotgun sequence genome window below encodes:
- the ATP6V1C2 gene encoding V-type proton ATPase subunit C 2 isoform X1, translating into MSEFWLISAPGDKTNLQAWERMNTVTLKSNLSSNSKFHIPDLKVGTLDALVGLSDELGKLDSFAESVIKKIAQYIGEVMEDSKDKVQENLLANGVDLISYLTRFEWDMAKYPIKQPLKNISDALAKQVTQIETDLKTRSAAYNNIKGNLQSLEKKTVGNLLTRTLADIVHKEDFVLNSEYLITLLVVVPKSSYVQWQKTYESLSDMVVPRSTKMIAEDAEGGLFTVTLFRKVMDDFKAKARENRFMVREFYFDEKELKCEKEELMKLASDKKQQYGPLLRWLKVNFSEAFVAWIHVKALRVFVESVLRYGLPVNFQAMLLQPNRKSVKRLRDVLNVVFKHLDEVAAASIMDPGMDIPGLQLSNQEYYPYVYFKIDLSLLDCS; encoded by the exons ATGTCGGAGTTCTGGCTAATTTCTGCCCCGGGAGATAAAACAAATCTGCAAGCATGGGAGAGAATGAACACGGTGACATTGAAATCCAACCTGTCCAGCAACAGCAAATTCCATATTCCAGACTTAAAG GTGGGGACACTGGATGCTCTTGTTGGTCTGTCAGATGAGTTGGGAAAACTTGATAGCTTTGCTGAAAG CGTAATAAAGAAAATAGCCCAGTACATAGGAGAAGTTATGGAGGACTCAAAAGATAAAGTCCAGGAAAATCTTCTGGCCAATGGAG ttgaCCTAATTAGCTACCTGACACGGTTTGAGTGGGACATGGCCAAATATCCCATAAAGCAGCCACTGAAGAATATATCGGATGCATTAGCAAAG CAAGTGACTCAAATAGAAACAGACCTAAAGACCCGATCAGCTGCATACAACAACATTAAAGGAAATTTGcaaagcctggagaaaaaaactgT GGGAAATCTGCTGACCCGGACCCTAGCAGACATTGTGCATAAAGAAGACTTTGTTCTGAATTCCGAGTATCTTATCACGCTGCTCGTCGTGGTGCCAAA GTCAAGCTACGTACAGTGGCAGAAGACCTATGAATCCCTCTCCGATATGGTAGTGCCTCGCTCCACCAA AATGATTGCTGAGGATGCAGAGGGAGGACTCTTCACTGTGACCCTATTTAGGAAAGTGATGGATGACTTCAAGGCTAAAGCCAGAGAGAACAG GTTCATGGTTcgagaattttattttgatgagaaggaactgaaatgtgaaaaggaaGAGCTGATGAAACTAGCTTCCGATAAGAAACAACAATAC GGCCCGTTACTGCGCTGGCTGAAGGTGAACTTCAGTGAAGCATTTGTGGCTTGGATCCATGTAAAAGCCTTGAGAGTTTTTGTTGAATCTGTTCTGAG GTATGGCCTCCCAGTGAATTTCCAAGCgatgctgctgcagccaaaTAGGAAGTCTGTAAAACGCCTCAGGGACGTCCTCAATGTGGTCTTCAAACACCTGGATGAAGTTGCAGCAGCAAGTATAATGGAT cctGGCATGGACATCCCTGGTTTACAACTGAGTAATCAAGAATACTATCCTTATGTCTATTTCAAGATCGACCTTAGTCTTCTTGActgcagttaa
- the ATP6V1C2 gene encoding V-type proton ATPase subunit C 2 isoform X2, whose translation MGENEHGDIEIQPVQQQQIPYSRLKVDLISYLTRFEWDMAKYPIKQPLKNISDALAKQVTQIETDLKTRSAAYNNIKGNLQSLEKKTVGNLLTRTLADIVHKEDFVLNSEYLITLLVVVPKSSYVQWQKTYESLSDMVVPRSTKMIAEDAEGGLFTVTLFRKVMDDFKAKARENRFMVREFYFDEKELKCEKEELMKLASDKKQQYGPLLRWLKVNFSEAFVAWIHVKALRVFVESVLRYGLPVNFQAMLLQPNRKSVKRLRDVLNVVFKHLDEVAAASIMDPGMDIPGLQLSNQEYYPYVYFKIDLSLLDCS comes from the exons ATGGGAGAGAATGAACACGGTGACATTGAAATCCAACCTGTCCAGCAACAGCAAATTCCATATTCCAGACTTAAAG ttgaCCTAATTAGCTACCTGACACGGTTTGAGTGGGACATGGCCAAATATCCCATAAAGCAGCCACTGAAGAATATATCGGATGCATTAGCAAAG CAAGTGACTCAAATAGAAACAGACCTAAAGACCCGATCAGCTGCATACAACAACATTAAAGGAAATTTGcaaagcctggagaaaaaaactgT GGGAAATCTGCTGACCCGGACCCTAGCAGACATTGTGCATAAAGAAGACTTTGTTCTGAATTCCGAGTATCTTATCACGCTGCTCGTCGTGGTGCCAAA GTCAAGCTACGTACAGTGGCAGAAGACCTATGAATCCCTCTCCGATATGGTAGTGCCTCGCTCCACCAA AATGATTGCTGAGGATGCAGAGGGAGGACTCTTCACTGTGACCCTATTTAGGAAAGTGATGGATGACTTCAAGGCTAAAGCCAGAGAGAACAG GTTCATGGTTcgagaattttattttgatgagaaggaactgaaatgtgaaaaggaaGAGCTGATGAAACTAGCTTCCGATAAGAAACAACAATAC GGCCCGTTACTGCGCTGGCTGAAGGTGAACTTCAGTGAAGCATTTGTGGCTTGGATCCATGTAAAAGCCTTGAGAGTTTTTGTTGAATCTGTTCTGAG GTATGGCCTCCCAGTGAATTTCCAAGCgatgctgctgcagccaaaTAGGAAGTCTGTAAAACGCCTCAGGGACGTCCTCAATGTGGTCTTCAAACACCTGGATGAAGTTGCAGCAGCAAGTATAATGGAT cctGGCATGGACATCCCTGGTTTACAACTGAGTAATCAAGAATACTATCCTTATGTCTATTTCAAGATCGACCTTAGTCTTCTTGActgcagttaa
- the ATP6V1C2 gene encoding V-type proton ATPase subunit C 2 isoform X3 — protein MLLLVCQMSWENLIALLKVDLISYLTRFEWDMAKYPIKQPLKNISDALAKQVTQIETDLKTRSAAYNNIKGNLQSLEKKTVGNLLTRTLADIVHKEDFVLNSEYLITLLVVVPKSSYVQWQKTYESLSDMVVPRSTKMIAEDAEGGLFTVTLFRKVMDDFKAKARENRFMVREFYFDEKELKCEKEELMKLASDKKQQYGPLLRWLKVNFSEAFVAWIHVKALRVFVESVLRYGLPVNFQAMLLQPNRKSVKRLRDVLNVVFKHLDEVAAASIMDPGMDIPGLQLSNQEYYPYVYFKIDLSLLDCS, from the exons ATGCTCTTGTTGGTCTGTCAGATGAGTTGGGAAAACTTGATAGCTTTGCTGAAAG ttgaCCTAATTAGCTACCTGACACGGTTTGAGTGGGACATGGCCAAATATCCCATAAAGCAGCCACTGAAGAATATATCGGATGCATTAGCAAAG CAAGTGACTCAAATAGAAACAGACCTAAAGACCCGATCAGCTGCATACAACAACATTAAAGGAAATTTGcaaagcctggagaaaaaaactgT GGGAAATCTGCTGACCCGGACCCTAGCAGACATTGTGCATAAAGAAGACTTTGTTCTGAATTCCGAGTATCTTATCACGCTGCTCGTCGTGGTGCCAAA GTCAAGCTACGTACAGTGGCAGAAGACCTATGAATCCCTCTCCGATATGGTAGTGCCTCGCTCCACCAA AATGATTGCTGAGGATGCAGAGGGAGGACTCTTCACTGTGACCCTATTTAGGAAAGTGATGGATGACTTCAAGGCTAAAGCCAGAGAGAACAG GTTCATGGTTcgagaattttattttgatgagaaggaactgaaatgtgaaaaggaaGAGCTGATGAAACTAGCTTCCGATAAGAAACAACAATAC GGCCCGTTACTGCGCTGGCTGAAGGTGAACTTCAGTGAAGCATTTGTGGCTTGGATCCATGTAAAAGCCTTGAGAGTTTTTGTTGAATCTGTTCTGAG GTATGGCCTCCCAGTGAATTTCCAAGCgatgctgctgcagccaaaTAGGAAGTCTGTAAAACGCCTCAGGGACGTCCTCAATGTGGTCTTCAAACACCTGGATGAAGTTGCAGCAGCAAGTATAATGGAT cctGGCATGGACATCCCTGGTTTACAACTGAGTAATCAAGAATACTATCCTTATGTCTATTTCAAGATCGACCTTAGTCTTCTTGActgcagttaa